Proteins from a single region of Planctomycetia bacterium:
- a CDS encoding ABC transporter permease, whose amino-acid sequence MLQLTLLVFQNLGRNPLRTVLTMLGTMMLVMVVTLIWSILSYLDDQMAEKSNNFKAIISEKWRAPSQMPFAYSQGLREAGAREPGDIRPLDSMSWSFYGGSLDPKRSRENMLFAFCMEPEKLLTMMDELDDLPPAEQAAFTAVVEKLKRNRQGIILGLDRLKAIKKQVGERIVLYGLNYKDIDLELEIVGTFPDGRYNNNAVVDIDYLMTSLDAYKRNHRNTPHPLESKSLNLVWLRLPDMAAFQKASEQITRNPSFSNPTVKVETLASGIGAALEGYRDLIWGMRVVLAPAIMATLAMVIANAISISVRERQREFAVMKVLGFQPNHLLLMVLGESIVLGSLAGFSSAGLTYLVVNKLFGGVPFPIAFFGRFFIPAAALAWGPAIGTATAFLGSFVPAWSARSVRVSDVFARVT is encoded by the coding sequence ATGCTCCAACTCACTCTCCTCGTCTTTCAGAACCTCGGGCGCAATCCGTTGCGCACGGTGCTGACGATGCTCGGTACGATGATGTTGGTGATGGTCGTGACGTTGATCTGGTCGATCTTGTCTTATCTCGACGACCAGATGGCGGAGAAGAGCAACAACTTCAAGGCGATCATCAGCGAGAAGTGGCGCGCTCCGAGTCAGATGCCGTTCGCATATTCTCAAGGCTTGCGCGAAGCCGGCGCGCGCGAGCCGGGCGATATCCGTCCGCTCGACTCGATGAGTTGGTCGTTCTACGGCGGCTCGCTCGACCCGAAGCGGAGCCGCGAGAACATGCTCTTCGCTTTCTGCATGGAGCCGGAAAAACTGCTGACGATGATGGACGAACTCGACGACCTCCCGCCGGCCGAGCAAGCCGCATTCACGGCCGTGGTCGAGAAGCTCAAGCGGAACCGGCAAGGAATCATCTTGGGGCTCGACCGCTTGAAGGCGATCAAAAAACAAGTCGGGGAGCGGATCGTGCTCTACGGTTTGAATTATAAAGACATCGATCTCGAGTTGGAGATCGTCGGCACGTTTCCCGACGGTCGCTATAACAACAACGCGGTCGTCGATATCGACTACTTGATGACGTCGCTCGATGCCTACAAGCGCAATCATCGCAACACGCCCCATCCGCTCGAAAGCAAATCGCTGAATCTCGTCTGGCTCCGGCTGCCCGACATGGCAGCGTTTCAAAAAGCGAGCGAGCAGATCACGCGTAATCCTTCGTTCAGCAATCCGACGGTCAAAGTCGAAACGCTCGCCTCCGGCATCGGCGCGGCGCTCGAAGGGTATCGCGATCTGATCTGGGGCATGCGCGTCGTCCTCGCGCCGGCCATCATGGCGACGCTCGCGATGGTGATCGCCAACGCGATCAGTATCAGCGTCCGCGAGCGGCAGCGCGAGTTCGCCGTGATGAAGGTGCTCGGGTTCCAGCCGAACCATTTACTGTTGATGGTACTCGGCGAATCAATCGTGCTCGGCAGCCTCGCCGGTTTCAGCAGCGCAGGACTGACCTATCTCGTCGTGAACAAACTCTTCGGCGGCGTCCCCTTTCCGATCGCCTTCTTCGGCCGCTTCTTCATCCCGGCGGCGGCGCTCGCGTGGGGTCCGGCAATCGGCACGGCGACCGCGTTTCTCGGCAGCTTCGTTCCGGCCTGGTCGGCCCGCAGCGTACGAGTATCGGACGTGTTCGCTCGCGTCACTTAA
- a CDS encoding ABC transporter ATP-binding protein, which yields MPESSPLVRVSHIHKYFTRGSERVDVLQDLSLDVPAADFLALMGPSGSGKTTLLNLIAGLDQPSEGEIWIGDQCISEMSEAQLARWRTRSVGFVFQFYHLMPVLSAYRNVELPLLLLSMSAAQRKKQVLTALDIVGLSDRIHHKPGQLSGGQQQRVGIARAIVTDPMLIVADEPTGDLDSHSAEEILALMNELRTAMGKTIIMVTHDPRAAAHANRILHLEKGRLVSDTAASMH from the coding sequence ATGCCGGAATCTTCTCCGCTCGTTCGCGTCAGCCACATTCATAAGTACTTCACGCGCGGCAGCGAACGTGTCGATGTGTTGCAAGACCTTTCGCTCGACGTGCCGGCGGCGGACTTTCTCGCCCTGATGGGCCCGAGCGGTTCCGGTAAAACGACGCTGCTGAATCTCATCGCCGGGCTCGATCAGCCGAGCGAGGGAGAGATTTGGATCGGCGATCAGTGTATCTCCGAAATGAGCGAGGCGCAGCTTGCGCGCTGGCGCACGCGCAGCGTCGGTTTCGTGTTTCAGTTTTATCATCTCATGCCGGTGTTGAGCGCGTATCGCAACGTCGAGTTGCCGCTCCTGTTGCTTTCGATGTCGGCGGCGCAGCGCAAGAAGCAAGTCCTCACGGCACTCGATATCGTCGGGCTCTCCGACCGCATTCATCACAAGCCGGGCCAGCTTTCCGGCGGACAACAACAACGGGTCGGCATCGCTCGGGCCATAGTGACCGATCCGATGCTGATCGTCGCCGACGAGCCGACTGGCGATCTCGACTCGCATAGCGCGGAAGAAATCCTGGCGCTGATGAACGAGCTGCGCACGGCCATGGGAAAGACGATCATCATGGTCACCCACGACCCCCGAGCAGCCGCCCACGCGAACCGAATCTTACATCTTGAAAAGGGAAGACTGGTGAGCGACACGGCGGCGAGTATGCATTAG
- a CDS encoding DNA cytosine methyltransferase — protein MPRPYNLVDLFAGAGGMTLGFTRAGFRPTLAVEKEPDFAATYAANFGPHVLAEDIASIVDRGGIQTKADVVIGGPPCQGFSNLTGNRANDPRRAMWRFYMDVVESTECKVFVVENVRNLLTAPEGNAILRRAKQLGFHTASAVLLASDYGVPQNRRRAIIIGSRLGPITLPEPTGVRRTVREALAGVPLKPTHNDLHSQPATGPDLHIARSPTPVSYARYQLIPPGGNRFDLQRLAPELTPGCWLRKTEGGTDLFGRLDWDQPARCTIRCEFYKPEKGRYLHPSEHRPITHWEAARIQSFPDDFLWCGTKIRIAMQIGNAVPPVFAEAIARHVRKHLESYATKPRAAKALAKPRATKTDLKATAGRRKRAGVS, from the coding sequence ATGCCTCGGCCCTACAACCTCGTCGATCTCTTCGCCGGCGCCGGAGGCATGACGCTCGGCTTCACGCGGGCCGGGTTTAGGCCGACCCTGGCCGTCGAGAAAGAACCCGACTTCGCCGCCACCTACGCCGCCAACTTCGGGCCGCACGTCCTGGCCGAAGACATCGCATCGATCGTCGACCGCGGCGGCATCCAAACGAAGGCCGACGTCGTCATCGGCGGCCCCCCATGCCAAGGGTTCTCGAACCTGACGGGCAACCGAGCCAACGACCCGCGCCGGGCCATGTGGCGATTCTACATGGACGTCGTCGAGTCGACCGAGTGTAAGGTATTTGTCGTCGAAAACGTGCGCAATCTGCTCACCGCGCCGGAAGGAAACGCGATCCTGCGCCGCGCGAAACAGCTCGGGTTCCACACGGCGAGCGCCGTCCTCCTCGCGAGCGACTACGGCGTGCCGCAGAACCGGCGCCGAGCAATCATCATCGGCTCGCGGCTCGGTCCGATCACGTTGCCCGAGCCGACCGGCGTGCGACGAACGGTGCGCGAAGCACTCGCCGGCGTTCCCTTGAAGCCGACGCATAACGACCTACACAGCCAACCCGCTACCGGGCCCGATCTGCACATCGCGCGCAGCCCGACGCCGGTCTCGTACGCGCGCTACCAGCTCATTCCTCCTGGAGGCAATCGCTTCGACTTGCAGCGCCTCGCGCCGGAGCTCACGCCTGGTTGCTGGCTACGCAAAACGGAGGGGGGGACCGACCTCTTCGGGCGTCTCGATTGGGATCAGCCGGCGCGCTGCACGATTCGTTGCGAGTTTTATAAGCCCGAGAAGGGACGCTATCTCCATCCGTCGGAGCATCGTCCGATCACGCATTGGGAAGCGGCCCGCATTCAGAGTTTTCCCGACGACTTTCTCTGGTGCGGCACGAAGATTCGGATCGCGATGCAAATCGGCAATGCCGTGCCGCCGGTCTTTGCCGAAGCCATCGCCCGCCATGTACGCAAGCATTTGGAATCGTATGCGACGAAGCCGCGCGCTGCGAAGGCGCTCGCAAAACCACGAGCGACGAAGACCGACTTAAAGGCCACGGCCGGTCGACGCAAGCGGGCCGGCGTGTCATAA
- a CDS encoding DUF58 domain-containing protein produces the protein MSHSILNRYLDPTTLGRLSQRTVDPRGLVLGHLAGSHKSPLAGFAVEFAGHREYVAGDDLRHLDWRVYYRHEKFFIKQYEMETNLTCHLVLDHSESMRYGEDDEQKLLYAQRMVTILAKLITAQSDRVSLAAIDEGLTAAVPPGNSGAQVIRFVEEMHKLEPRKKTKLEDGINELVGRMGRREIVMIFSDFLVDLEALEPALQRLRYQRHEVVLFHVLHHDELTFQFEGQVKFRGLEALEELTTQPEELRALYLQALGEFNTKFDDLCRRNHIERVPVDTSRTVGDVLLDYLNERSRVRSAKF, from the coding sequence ATGTCGCATAGCATTCTCAATCGTTACCTCGACCCGACGACGCTCGGCCGGCTTTCTCAGCGCACCGTCGATCCGCGCGGACTCGTGCTCGGGCACTTGGCCGGGAGCCACAAGTCGCCGCTGGCCGGCTTCGCCGTCGAGTTTGCAGGGCACCGCGAGTATGTCGCCGGCGACGATCTGCGCCATCTCGATTGGCGGGTCTACTATCGGCACGAGAAGTTTTTCATCAAGCAATACGAGATGGAAACGAACCTCACGTGCCATCTCGTGCTCGACCATAGCGAGAGCATGCGCTACGGCGAAGACGACGAACAAAAGCTCCTCTACGCCCAGCGCATGGTCACGATTCTCGCCAAGCTTATCACCGCGCAAAGCGATCGGGTGTCGCTGGCCGCGATCGATGAAGGGCTCACCGCCGCCGTGCCGCCGGGCAATTCCGGAGCGCAGGTGATTCGCTTCGTCGAAGAGATGCACAAGCTCGAGCCGCGGAAGAAGACGAAGCTCGAAGACGGCATCAACGAGCTCGTAGGACGGATGGGCCGGCGCGAGATCGTGATGATCTTCAGCGATTTCCTGGTCGACCTCGAAGCGCTGGAGCCGGCCTTGCAACGGCTGCGCTATCAGCGCCACGAAGTCGTGTTGTTTCATGTGCTGCATCACGACGAGCTGACGTTTCAGTTCGAAGGGCAAGTGAAGTTCCGCGGCCTCGAAGCGCTCGAAGAACTCACGACGCAGCCCGAAGAACTTCGCGCGCTCTACCTGCAAGCTCTCGGCGAATTCAATACGAAGTTCGACGACCTATGCCGCCGCAACCACATCGAACGGGTGCCGGTCGACACGAGCCGCACGGTCGGCGACGTGCTGCTCGACTATCTCAACGAGCGAAGCCGGGTGCGGAGCGCGAAGTTTTAA
- the glgC gene encoding glucose-1-phosphate adenylyltransferase translates to MENVLAVVLAGGKGSRLEPLTRDRAKPAVPFGGSYRIIDFTLSNCLHSRIRKILVLTQYKAASLDRHINIGWRHLFCRELGEFIDVVPPQQRIDENWYLGTADAVYQNIYTIEKERPQYIVILAGDHIYKMNYEKLVEAHIANQADMTVASLRVTKAEAREFGVMAVDEQNRVVGFEEKKQNPKTIPGDPEHCLASMGVYVFTAKFMFDQLCRDATVDESQHDFGRNIIPSIIDSHRVFAFPFKDENLKSDAYWRDVGTLDAYYEANMDLVSVDPLLNVYDEHWPLRTYHPNYPPPKFVFAGEGHDARRGQALDSIVCMGSIVSGGTVAGSIVGSNCRINSYALVQDSILFEGVNVGRHAKVRRAIIDKGVHIPAGIEIGYDVEQDRARGFTFSEGGIVVIAKADGVEHFT, encoded by the coding sequence ATGGAAAACGTGTTGGCAGTCGTGTTGGCCGGCGGCAAGGGTTCGCGGCTCGAGCCTTTGACGCGCGATCGGGCCAAGCCCGCCGTGCCGTTCGGCGGCAGTTACCGCATCATCGACTTCACGCTTTCCAACTGCTTGCACAGCCGAATCCGCAAGATTCTCGTGCTTACGCAATACAAGGCGGCCAGTCTCGATCGGCACATCAACATCGGCTGGCGGCATCTCTTCTGTCGCGAACTCGGCGAGTTTATCGACGTCGTGCCGCCGCAGCAGCGCATCGACGAGAACTGGTATCTCGGCACTGCCGACGCCGTGTATCAGAACATCTACACGATCGAGAAAGAACGCCCGCAGTACATCGTCATTCTCGCCGGCGACCACATCTATAAGATGAACTACGAGAAGTTGGTCGAGGCGCACATCGCCAACCAAGCCGACATGACAGTCGCTTCGCTTCGCGTGACGAAGGCCGAGGCGCGCGAGTTCGGCGTGATGGCGGTCGACGAGCAGAACCGCGTCGTCGGGTTCGAGGAGAAGAAGCAAAACCCGAAGACCATTCCCGGCGATCCCGAGCATTGCTTGGCGTCGATGGGGGTCTACGTCTTCACCGCGAAGTTCATGTTCGATCAGCTTTGCCGCGACGCCACGGTCGACGAAAGCCAGCACGACTTCGGGCGCAATATCATCCCGTCGATCATCGATAGCCATCGGGTCTTCGCGTTTCCGTTTAAGGACGAAAACCTCAAGAGCGATGCCTATTGGCGCGACGTCGGCACGCTCGACGCTTATTATGAAGCGAACATGGACCTCGTTTCGGTCGATCCGCTGCTGAATGTGTACGACGAACATTGGCCGCTCCGAACCTATCATCCGAACTATCCGCCGCCGAAGTTCGTCTTCGCCGGCGAAGGACACGACGCCCGCCGCGGGCAAGCGCTCGACAGCATCGTCTGCATGGGCTCGATCGTTTCCGGCGGAACGGTCGCCGGCTCGATCGTCGGCTCCAATTGTCGCATCAATAGCTATGCGCTCGTGCAAGATTCGATTCTGTTCGAAGGGGTCAACGTCGGTCGCCACGCGAAAGTGCGCCGCGCGATCATCGATAAGGGCGTGCATATCCCGGCCGGAATCGAGATCGGCTACGACGTCGAACAAGACCGAGCCCGAGGCTTCACCTTCAGCGAGGGGGGCATCGTCGTGATCGCGAAGGCGGACGGGGTGGAGCACTTTACTTAG
- the sugE gene encoding quaternary ammonium compound efflux SMR transporter SugE, translated as MAWFLLIIAGLLEVGWAIGLKYTEGFTKPIPSLLTILGIGLSMFLLSVAARTLPIGTAYAVWVGIGAVGTAILGIVLLNEPAGTARLAFLALMIVALVGLKATSH; from the coding sequence ATGGCTTGGTTCCTCCTGATCATCGCCGGCCTCCTCGAAGTCGGGTGGGCGATCGGGCTCAAGTACACCGAGGGCTTCACGAAGCCGATACCGTCGCTTCTCACGATCCTCGGCATCGGCCTGAGCATGTTCCTGCTCTCGGTCGCCGCGCGAACGCTTCCCATCGGCACCGCCTACGCCGTCTGGGTCGGCATCGGAGCGGTCGGCACGGCGATCCTCGGGATCGTGCTGCTCAACGAACCAGCCGGCACCGCGCGATTGGCGTTCCTGGCGCTCATGATCGTCGCGCTCGTGGGCCTCAAGGCGACATCGCACTAA
- the guaB gene encoding IMP dehydrogenase: MQELIKYQGITFDDVLLEPAYSEVVPADCSVKTRLTKRIELNIPLVSSPMDTVTESEMAIALAQEGGLGVIHKNMSIERQTDEVDKVKRSANGIIVDPVTLPPTDTVRKARETMAQFNVSGVPITEAGGRLVGILTRRDLRFLENDDTPILEVMSKNQLVTATGTVTLEQAEKILMVNKVEKLLLVDENYKLTGLITIKDIDKLRRFPNACKDKLGRLRVGAAVGVYETERVAGLIAKGVDVLIVDSAHGHSSNVLETIRSIKKQWDIDVVAGNVATEEGALDLIRAGADAVKVGIGPGSICTTRVISGVGVPQITAIFRATQAAKAAGVPVIADGGIRYSGDITKAIAAGASCCMIGGLFAGLDESPGDTILFQGRTFKQYRGMGSLGAMVKGSSERYRQGSSERGTNKFVPEGVEGRVPFKGNLSGFVYQLVGGLRAGMGYCGTRNIDELRTNARFIQVSAASVRESHPHDIAITQESPNYSTERATGDGA; the protein is encoded by the coding sequence ATGCAAGAGCTCATCAAGTACCAAGGCATCACTTTCGACGACGTTCTGCTGGAGCCGGCTTATAGCGAAGTCGTGCCGGCGGATTGCAGCGTGAAGACCCGACTGACGAAGCGGATCGAGCTCAATATCCCGCTCGTCAGCTCGCCGATGGACACCGTTACCGAGAGCGAGATGGCGATCGCCTTGGCTCAGGAAGGGGGCCTCGGCGTCATTCACAAGAATATGTCGATCGAGCGCCAGACCGACGAAGTCGACAAGGTGAAGCGTTCCGCCAACGGCATCATCGTCGACCCGGTGACGCTGCCGCCGACCGATACGGTGCGCAAGGCGCGCGAAACCATGGCGCAGTTTAACGTTTCGGGCGTGCCGATCACCGAAGCCGGCGGCCGGCTCGTCGGAATTCTTACGCGCCGCGACCTTCGTTTTCTCGAGAACGACGACACCCCGATTCTTGAGGTAATGAGCAAAAATCAGCTCGTAACGGCTACGGGGACCGTAACGCTTGAGCAAGCTGAAAAGATTTTGATGGTAAATAAGGTCGAGAAACTTTTACTGGTTGACGAAAACTACAAACTGACCGGCCTTATTACGATCAAAGACATCGATAAGCTCCGCCGTTTCCCGAATGCTTGCAAAGATAAGCTGGGAAGACTTCGCGTCGGAGCCGCCGTCGGTGTTTACGAAACGGAGCGAGTCGCCGGTCTGATCGCCAAGGGGGTCGATGTCCTGATCGTCGATAGTGCCCACGGGCACTCCTCGAACGTGTTGGAAACGATCCGCTCGATCAAGAAGCAATGGGACATTGACGTCGTTGCCGGCAATGTCGCTACCGAAGAAGGTGCGCTCGATCTGATCCGCGCAGGTGCCGATGCCGTGAAAGTCGGAATCGGTCCCGGTTCGATCTGTACGACGCGCGTCATCTCCGGTGTCGGCGTGCCGCAAATCACGGCGATCTTCCGCGCTACGCAAGCCGCCAAGGCCGCGGGAGTGCCGGTCATCGCCGACGGAGGAATTCGCTACTCGGGAGACATCACGAAAGCCATCGCCGCCGGTGCCAGTTGTTGCATGATCGGCGGGCTCTTCGCAGGCTTGGATGAAAGTCCCGGCGACACGATTCTCTTCCAAGGCCGAACATTCAAACAGTATCGAGGAATGGGTTCGCTCGGAGCGATGGTTAAAGGCTCCAGCGAGCGCTACAGACAAGGAAGTAGTGAGCGAGGCACGAACAAATTCGTTCCCGAAGGGGTCGAAGGTCGTGTCCCGTTCAAAGGCAATTTGAGCGGTTTCGTCTATCAGCTCGTCGGCGGCCTCAGGGCCGGAATGGGCTATTGCGGAACGAGGAATATCGACGAGCTGCGCACCAACGCGCGGTTCATTCAAGTCTCAGCAGCCAGCGTTCGGGAGAGCCACCCACATGACATCGCGATTACACAAGAGTCGCCGAACTATAGTACGGAGCGCGCCACGGGCGACGGAGCCTAA
- a CDS encoding NAD(P)H-hydrate epimerase produces MPELILTREQARQVDVLAIERYGMTGLVLMENAGRGAAEIIRDLYANELRTSGPIAICCGKGNNGGDGFVIARHLNNREIPVSVLLFCDPAKLTGDAAANYEIARRAGLPIEVFAAVADRTFDIARLQASLSGTGILVDALLGTGSHGDPRPPLDHVIDTLNSHTAPKIALDIPSGLDCDTGRPSAHTVRATHTLTFVARKIGFREATAQEYLGQVHIVDIGVPRKLLRELSL; encoded by the coding sequence ATGCCCGAACTCATCCTCACGCGCGAACAAGCACGCCAAGTCGACGTGCTCGCGATCGAACGCTACGGAATGACCGGGCTCGTACTGATGGAGAACGCCGGCCGCGGAGCAGCCGAAATCATTCGTGACTTATACGCGAACGAACTCCGCACCTCGGGCCCGATCGCGATCTGCTGCGGCAAGGGAAACAACGGCGGCGACGGCTTCGTGATCGCGCGGCACTTGAACAATCGCGAGATTCCCGTAAGCGTGCTGCTGTTCTGCGATCCCGCCAAGCTCACGGGGGACGCCGCCGCGAACTACGAGATCGCCCGTCGCGCAGGGCTGCCGATCGAAGTCTTCGCCGCCGTTGCGGATAGGACGTTCGATATCGCGCGACTCCAAGCCTCGCTTTCCGGTACCGGGATCCTCGTCGATGCGCTGCTCGGCACCGGCTCGCACGGCGACCCTCGCCCGCCACTCGATCACGTCATCGACACGCTCAATTCCCACACCGCGCCGAAGATCGCACTCGACATCCCCAGCGGCCTCGACTGCGACACCGGCCGACCATCTGCGCATACGGTTCGCGCGACACACACGCTGACGTTCGTCGCCCGCAAGATAGGGTTCCGCGAAGCAACGGCGCAAGAGTATCTCGGCCAAGTCCACATTGTCGATATCGGCGTGCCCCGCAAACTACTTCGCGAATTATCGTTGTAG
- a CDS encoding glutamine--tRNA ligase/YqeY domain fusion protein has product MSNEEPRPISTDFIRTIINEDNASGKHAGRVQTRFPPEPNGYLHIGHAKSICLNFGIARDYNGKCNLRFDDTNPAKEEQEYVDSIMEDVRWLGFEWDELHFASDYFQQLYDWAVQMIRDGKAYVCDLTGDQVRETRGTLSEPGKNSPYRDRTPAENLDLFERMKAGEFADGARTLRAKIDMNSPNFNLRDPVMYRILHAEHHRTGDAWCIYPMYDYTHGESDSIERITHSICTLEFENHRPLYEWYIDAIGIFKPQQIEFARLNLTYMVMSKRKLLELVRDGHVSGWNDPRMPTLAGIRRRGYTPEAMRAFCVQIGVSKYDGVIEINVLENAVREHLNKTAPRVMAVLHPLKVVITNYPEGQTEMLSAVNNPDDPAAGTREVPFSRELYVEQDDFREVAPKKYYRLTPGQEVRLRWGYLVRCTDVVKDPATGEVTEIHCTYDPATRGGNAPDGRKVQGTIHWVSAAHALSAEVRLYDHLFKVPAPEDVKPGVDYKTNLNPDSLVTLPDCKLEPSLATAVPGTRVQFERVGYFCVDTVDSQPGKPVFNRTVALRDSWGKIEKKG; this is encoded by the coding sequence ATGTCGAACGAAGAACCACGTCCGATTTCGACCGATTTTATTCGGACGATCATCAACGAAGACAACGCCTCGGGAAAGCATGCCGGGCGGGTGCAGACTCGGTTTCCTCCGGAGCCGAACGGCTACCTCCATATCGGGCATGCGAAGAGCATCTGCCTGAATTTCGGCATCGCCCGCGATTACAACGGCAAGTGCAACCTGCGGTTCGACGATACGAACCCGGCGAAGGAAGAGCAGGAATACGTCGACTCGATCATGGAAGACGTCCGCTGGCTCGGCTTCGAGTGGGACGAGCTTCACTTCGCTTCCGACTACTTCCAGCAGCTCTACGATTGGGCCGTGCAGATGATCCGCGACGGCAAGGCCTACGTCTGCGATCTCACGGGCGATCAAGTGCGCGAGACGCGCGGCACGCTCAGTGAGCCGGGCAAGAACAGCCCATATCGCGATCGGACTCCGGCCGAGAACCTCGACTTGTTCGAGCGGATGAAAGCCGGCGAGTTCGCCGACGGCGCGCGCACGCTCCGCGCGAAGATCGACATGAATTCGCCGAACTTCAACCTGCGCGATCCGGTGATGTACCGCATCCTGCACGCCGAGCATCATCGAACCGGCGATGCTTGGTGCATCTATCCGATGTACGACTATACGCACGGCGAGAGCGACTCGATCGAGCGCATTACGCACTCGATCTGCACGCTCGAGTTCGAGAACCATCGCCCGCTCTATGAGTGGTACATCGACGCGATCGGCATCTTCAAGCCGCAGCAAATCGAGTTTGCGCGTTTGAACCTGACGTATATGGTGATGAGCAAGCGGAAGCTCTTGGAGCTCGTACGCGACGGCCATGTAAGCGGTTGGAACGATCCGCGCATGCCGACGCTCGCGGGCATTCGACGCCGCGGCTATACGCCCGAGGCGATGCGTGCGTTCTGCGTGCAGATCGGCGTGTCGAAGTACGACGGCGTGATCGAGATCAATGTGTTGGAGAATGCGGTTCGCGAGCATTTGAACAAGACCGCGCCGCGCGTCATGGCGGTGCTGCATCCGTTGAAGGTCGTGATTACGAACTATCCGGAAGGCCAGACGGAGATGCTCAGCGCGGTGAACAACCCGGACGATCCTGCGGCCGGGACGCGCGAAGTGCCGTTTTCGCGGGAGCTGTATGTCGAACAAGACGACTTCCGCGAAGTGGCGCCGAAGAAATACTATCGCCTCACGCCGGGCCAAGAAGTTCGGCTCCGGTGGGGCTATTTGGTCCGCTGCACCGACGTCGTGAAAGATCCCGCGACGGGCGAAGTCACCGAGATCCATTGCACGTATGACCCCGCGACGCGCGGCGGCAACGCACCCGACGGCCGGAAGGTGCAAGGAACGATCCATTGGGTCTCGGCCGCGCACGCGCTGAGCGCCGAAGTGCGGTTGTACGATCACCTCTTCAAGGTTCCGGCACCCGAGGATGTGAAGCCGGGCGTCGATTACAAGACGAACCTCAATCCCGACTCACTCGTCACGCTCCCCGATTGCAAACTCGAACCGAGCTTGGCGACCGCCGTGCCGGGCACACGCGTGCAGTTCGAGCGCGTCGGCTACTTCTGCGTCGACACGGTCGACTCGCAGCCGGGCAAGCCGGTGTTCAACCGAACGGTAGCGCTCCGCGATTCGTGGGGGAAGATCGAGAAGAAAGGGTAG
- a CDS encoding HNH endonuclease has translation MDAAARSSVRERAGGRCEYCLLPESALEQTFHIEHITAKQHGGDDQLTNLALACDRCNLYKGPNLSAVDPQSLQVVLLFHPRREEWTEHFRLNGAFIEGLSPVGRATVHLLRMNAPIRLRMREQWNAIAPPDAQA, from the coding sequence ATGGATGCCGCTGCACGCAGCTCGGTTCGCGAACGTGCCGGCGGCCGTTGTGAATACTGCTTGCTGCCTGAGTCGGCCCTCGAGCAGACTTTCCACATCGAACATATCACGGCGAAGCAGCATGGCGGCGACGACCAACTCACGAATCTTGCGCTAGCCTGTGATCGATGTAACCTCTACAAGGGACCGAACCTTTCGGCCGTTGATCCCCAGAGTCTTCAAGTCGTTCTGCTGTTCCATCCTCGAAGAGAAGAGTGGACCGAGCATTTTCGCCTGAATGGCGCTTTCATCGAGGGGCTGTCGCCCGTCGGTAGAGCGACGGTGCATTTACTACGAATGAATGCGCCCATCCGATTGCGAATGCGCGAACAATGGAATGCCATTGCGCCCCCCGACGCTCAAGCATGA